Proteins from a single region of Bombus vancouverensis nearcticus chromosome 5, iyBomVanc1_principal, whole genome shotgun sequence:
- the LOC117159653 gene encoding dual 3',5'-cyclic-AMP and -GMP phosphodiesterase 11 isoform X3, which translates to MYRQRLAEKISDTLYNSLRYEAFGSLFSWPNLISLFCLHLRSIEEPRMTAETAAPCVQGMQGVQTAMAGQGTLQQVQDGKSAGGYYSSTSAVYDPEYARMEAWLDEHPDFVNDYFLRKVTRQTVDMWLVSHATPTSSSSSCMELSSPTHAGGTSSSGRGGSGGSGATTPVRKISAHEFERGGLLKPIVNTIDGTPTFLSVSPGDSGQPGGQQVSSGNAGRPQRRSRHELRHLDEKDLIFELVKDICNELDVRSLCHKILQNVSTLLHADRGSLFLVQGERGGGCMPSSQNYDSSSNHSTDNANSGKTGNGSSEQRGTGYSRSRCLVSKLFDVCSRSTLLEMEKKDEIKIPWGTGIVGYVAESGEPVNIPDAYKDARFNREIDALTGYRTRALLCMPIKDCNGDVIGVAQVINKLGGESQFTTQDEKIFAGYLQFCGIGLRNAQLYEKSQLEVKRNQVLLDLARMIFEEQSTIEHMVLRILTHTQSLIQCQRVQVLLVHKASKGSFSRVFDFEANDLTGEDSDSRTSPFEGRFPINVGITCYVATTGETVNIPNAYEDPRFDPSVDDGSGFRHRTILCMPIKNSSGQIIGVIQLINKFDDLLFTKNDENFVEAFAIFCGMGIHNTHMYEKAVIAMAKQSVTLEVLSYHASASLEDAQRLRGLRVPSAAYFKLHDFKFDDIHMEDNQTLTACLRMFLDLDFVERFHIDYDVLCRWLLSVKKNYRNVTYHNWRHAFNVAQMMFAILTATQWWKIFGEIECLALIIACLCHDLDHRGTNNSFQIKASSPLAQLYSTSTMEHHHFDQCLMILSSQGNQILSNLSPEEYSRVVKVLEEAILSTDLAVYFRRRGAFLTLAQGGSYNWAYSDQRELLRGMLMTVCDLAAITKPWDVEKRVAELVSSEFFEQGDIERRTLNITPIDIMNREKEDQLPMMQVGFIDSICLPIYEAFALLSDKLEPLVEGVRKNKQHWLEIAESKCKTDNCTNHDRTLSVSDTEETREQADQ; encoded by the exons ATGTACCGACAACGTTTAGCTGAAAAAATCTCGGACACGCTGTATAACAGTCTACGATATGAAGCATTTGGTTCTCTTTTTTCTTGGCCAAACCTTATCAGTCTGTTCT GCCTGCACTTGCGGAGCATCGAAGAACCGAGGATGACGGCGGAGACGGCAGCTCCTTGTGTGCAGGGGATGCAAGGGGTGCAAACTGCTATGGCTGGTCAGGGTACGTTGCAACAGGTGCAAGATGGAAAGTCCGCCGGTGGTTACTATTCTTCGACTTCCGCCGTCTACGACCCGGAATACGCCCGCATGGAGGCTTGGCTCGACGAACATCCCGACTTCGTCAACGACTACTTTCTCAG GAAAGTGACGAGACAGACGGTAGATATGTGGTTGGTCTCACACGCAACGCCAACATCATCGTCGAGCAGCTGCATGGAGCTATCCAGTCCCACCCATGCAGGTGGCACGTCATCTTCCGGCCGGGGTGGTTCTGGCGGATCAGGTGCCACAACGCCTGTTCGAAAAATCTCAGCTCACGAGTTCGAACGCGGTGGTTTACTAAAGCCGATCGTGAACACGATCGACGGGACGCCCACCTTTCTGAGTGTTTCGCCCGGGGATTCGGGCCAACCAGGAGGTCAGCAGGTTAGCTCGGGAAACGCGGGCAGACCTCAGAGACGGTCCAGACACGAATTGAGGCATCTCGATGAGAAGGATCTCATTTTTGAATTG GTGAAGGATATCTGTAACGAGTTGGACGTGAGATCGCTGTGTCACAAGATCTTGCAGAATGTCAGCACCTTGCTACATGCCGATCGTGGTTCTCTGTTCCTTGTTCAAGGCGAAAGAGGCGGCGGTTGCATGCCTTCTTCGCAAAATTACGATTCCTCGTCGAACCATTCGACTGATAATGCAAATTCAGGGAAAACGGGAAACGGAAGCTCCGAGCAACGTGGAACAGGATACTCGAGAAGCAGATGCCTAGTGTCCAAGTTGTTTGACGTATGTTCGAGATCGACACTGCTCGAAATGGAGAAAAAGGACGAGATCAAAATTCCGTGGGGCACGGGAATTGTCGGTTACGTCGCCGAAAGCGGAGAACCTGTTAACATACCAGACGCTTACAAG GACGCGAGGTTCAATCGTGAAATTGATGCATTAACGGGATACAGAACCAGAGCCCTTTTATGTATGCCAATAAAGGATTGCAACGGAGATGTTATTGGAGTTGCACAAGTTATCAACAAACTCGGTGGTGAAAGTCAATTTACTACGCAAGACGAAAAGATTTTCGCTGGATACTTGCAATTCTGTGGAATTGGATTAAGGAATGCGCAGCTGTATGAAAAAAGTCAATTAGAAGTGAAAAGAAATCAG GTTCTGTTGGACTTGGCTAGGATGATTTTCGAAGAGCAGAGCACGATAGAACATATGGTTTTAAGGATTCTAACGcatacgcaatccttgatacAGTGTCAACGAGTACAG GTTCTTCTCGTGCATAAGGCATCAAAGGGCAGTTTCTCACGAGTGTTTGATTTCGAGGCGAACGACCTCACCGGCGAGGATTCAGATTCTCGCACTAG TCCATTCGAGGGCAGATTCCCTATAAATGTCGGCATCACTTGTTATGTCGCTACTACAGGCGAG ACCGTGAATATACCGAACGCCTACGAAGATCCAAGATTCGATCCTTCAGTAGATGATGGTTCTGGTTTTAGACATCGTACTATTCTCTGCATGCCCATCAAGAACTCATCGGGTCAGATTATCGGCGTCATTCAACTCATCAACAAGTTCGACGATCTTCTCTTTACGAAGAATGACGAGAACTTCGTCGAGGCATTTGCTATTTTCTGTGGCATGGGAATTCACAATACGCACAT GTATGAGAAAGCTGTAATAGCGATGGCCAAACAGAGTGTCACGTTAGAAGTGCTCAGTTACCATGCTTCTGCATCATTGGAAGATGCACAAAGATTAAGG GGTTTAAGAGTGCCTTCTGCAGCGTATTTTAAATTGCACGATTTTAAATTCGATGACATTCATATGGAAGACAATCAAACTCTAACAGCTTGTCTTCGAATGTTTTTGGATCTTGACTTCGTAGAACGTTTTCATATCGACTACGACGTTCTTTGTCGTTGGCTTCTTAGTGTAAAAAAGAATTACCGAAACGTCACATATCACAATTGGCGTCACGCATTCAATGTTGCGCAGATGATGTTTGCCATTCTAACT gCCACGCAATGGTGGAAAATTTTTGGAGAAATTGAATGTCTCGCGTTAATTATTGCTTGTTTGTGTCACGATCTGGACCACCGGGGCACGAATAATTCTTTCCAAATCAA AGCATCATCGCCATTGGCGCAGCTTTACTCAACTTCAACGATGGAACATCATCACTTTGATCAGTGTCTTATGATATTAAGTAGTCAAGgaaatcaaattttatcaaatttatctcccgaagaatattctCGTGTGGTAAAAGTTCTCGAAGAAGCAATCCTCTCTACCGATCTAGCGGTTTACTTCCGAAGAAGAGGGGCTTTCCTTACCTTAGCTCAAGGTGGAAGTTACAATTGGGCTTACAGTGATCAGCGAGAACTTTTAAGAGGGATGTTGATGACCGTTTGTGATTTGGCAGCCATAACTAAGCCTTGGGATGTTGAAAAGAGAGTGGCAGAATTAGTTAGCAGCGAATTTTTTGAACAAGGAGATATCGAAAGGCGGACTCTCAATATCACTCCTATT GACATTATGAACCGGGAAAAGGAGGACCAACTGCCAATGATGCAAGTTGGCTTCATCGATTCGATATGCCTCCCTATTTACGAG GCATTCGCTTTATTATCGGATAAATTGGAACCACTGGTCGAAGGTGTTAGAAAGAATAAACAACATTGGCTCGAGATCGCGGAATCCAAATGTAAAACAGACAACTGCACGAATCACGATAGGACGCTGTCAGTGTCCGATACCGAAGAAACTAGGGAACAGGCGGACCAGTAG
- the LOC117159653 gene encoding dual 3',5'-cyclic-AMP and -GMP phosphodiesterase 11 isoform X1: MALDRQGRCETNRDTNRDTRRKLFCICTCSYTSASSPENDDSIHCFRTRNAVKLAASAGNPSAAVAASAHPPVLWSSRRKPVGLHLRSIEEPRMTAETAAPCVQGMQGVQTAMAGQGTLQQVQDGKSAGGYYSSTSAVYDPEYARMEAWLDEHPDFVNDYFLRKVTRQTVDMWLVSHATPTSSSSSCMELSSPTHAGGTSSSGRGGSGGSGATTPVRKISAHEFERGGLLKPIVNTIDGTPTFLSVSPGDSGQPGGQQVSSGNAGRPQRRSRHELRHLDEKDLIFELVKDICNELDVRSLCHKILQNVSTLLHADRGSLFLVQGERGGGCMPSSQNYDSSSNHSTDNANSGKTGNGSSEQRGTGYSRSRCLVSKLFDVCSRSTLLEMEKKDEIKIPWGTGIVGYVAESGEPVNIPDAYKDARFNREIDALTGYRTRALLCMPIKDCNGDVIGVAQVINKLGGESQFTTQDEKIFAGYLQFCGIGLRNAQLYEKSQLEVKRNQVLLDLARMIFEEQSTIEHMVLRILTHTQSLIQCQRVQVLLVHKASKGSFSRVFDFEANDLTGEDSDSRTSPFEGRFPINVGITCYVATTGETVNIPNAYEDPRFDPSVDDGSGFRHRTILCMPIKNSSGQIIGVIQLINKFDDLLFTKNDENFVEAFAIFCGMGIHNTHMYEKAVIAMAKQSVTLEVLSYHASASLEDAQRLRGLRVPSAAYFKLHDFKFDDIHMEDNQTLTACLRMFLDLDFVERFHIDYDVLCRWLLSVKKNYRNVTYHNWRHAFNVAQMMFAILTATQWWKIFGEIECLALIIACLCHDLDHRGTNNSFQIKASSPLAQLYSTSTMEHHHFDQCLMILSSQGNQILSNLSPEEYSRVVKVLEEAILSTDLAVYFRRRGAFLTLAQGGSYNWAYSDQRELLRGMLMTVCDLAAITKPWDVEKRVAELVSSEFFEQGDIERRTLNITPIDIMNREKEDQLPMMQVGFIDSICLPIYEAFALLSDKLEPLVEGVRKNKQHWLEIAESKCKTDNCTNHDRTLSVSDTEETREQADQ, from the exons TAGGCCTGCACTTGCGGAGCATCGAAGAACCGAGGATGACGGCGGAGACGGCAGCTCCTTGTGTGCAGGGGATGCAAGGGGTGCAAACTGCTATGGCTGGTCAGGGTACGTTGCAACAGGTGCAAGATGGAAAGTCCGCCGGTGGTTACTATTCTTCGACTTCCGCCGTCTACGACCCGGAATACGCCCGCATGGAGGCTTGGCTCGACGAACATCCCGACTTCGTCAACGACTACTTTCTCAG GAAAGTGACGAGACAGACGGTAGATATGTGGTTGGTCTCACACGCAACGCCAACATCATCGTCGAGCAGCTGCATGGAGCTATCCAGTCCCACCCATGCAGGTGGCACGTCATCTTCCGGCCGGGGTGGTTCTGGCGGATCAGGTGCCACAACGCCTGTTCGAAAAATCTCAGCTCACGAGTTCGAACGCGGTGGTTTACTAAAGCCGATCGTGAACACGATCGACGGGACGCCCACCTTTCTGAGTGTTTCGCCCGGGGATTCGGGCCAACCAGGAGGTCAGCAGGTTAGCTCGGGAAACGCGGGCAGACCTCAGAGACGGTCCAGACACGAATTGAGGCATCTCGATGAGAAGGATCTCATTTTTGAATTG GTGAAGGATATCTGTAACGAGTTGGACGTGAGATCGCTGTGTCACAAGATCTTGCAGAATGTCAGCACCTTGCTACATGCCGATCGTGGTTCTCTGTTCCTTGTTCAAGGCGAAAGAGGCGGCGGTTGCATGCCTTCTTCGCAAAATTACGATTCCTCGTCGAACCATTCGACTGATAATGCAAATTCAGGGAAAACGGGAAACGGAAGCTCCGAGCAACGTGGAACAGGATACTCGAGAAGCAGATGCCTAGTGTCCAAGTTGTTTGACGTATGTTCGAGATCGACACTGCTCGAAATGGAGAAAAAGGACGAGATCAAAATTCCGTGGGGCACGGGAATTGTCGGTTACGTCGCCGAAAGCGGAGAACCTGTTAACATACCAGACGCTTACAAG GACGCGAGGTTCAATCGTGAAATTGATGCATTAACGGGATACAGAACCAGAGCCCTTTTATGTATGCCAATAAAGGATTGCAACGGAGATGTTATTGGAGTTGCACAAGTTATCAACAAACTCGGTGGTGAAAGTCAATTTACTACGCAAGACGAAAAGATTTTCGCTGGATACTTGCAATTCTGTGGAATTGGATTAAGGAATGCGCAGCTGTATGAAAAAAGTCAATTAGAAGTGAAAAGAAATCAG GTTCTGTTGGACTTGGCTAGGATGATTTTCGAAGAGCAGAGCACGATAGAACATATGGTTTTAAGGATTCTAACGcatacgcaatccttgatacAGTGTCAACGAGTACAG GTTCTTCTCGTGCATAAGGCATCAAAGGGCAGTTTCTCACGAGTGTTTGATTTCGAGGCGAACGACCTCACCGGCGAGGATTCAGATTCTCGCACTAG TCCATTCGAGGGCAGATTCCCTATAAATGTCGGCATCACTTGTTATGTCGCTACTACAGGCGAG ACCGTGAATATACCGAACGCCTACGAAGATCCAAGATTCGATCCTTCAGTAGATGATGGTTCTGGTTTTAGACATCGTACTATTCTCTGCATGCCCATCAAGAACTCATCGGGTCAGATTATCGGCGTCATTCAACTCATCAACAAGTTCGACGATCTTCTCTTTACGAAGAATGACGAGAACTTCGTCGAGGCATTTGCTATTTTCTGTGGCATGGGAATTCACAATACGCACAT GTATGAGAAAGCTGTAATAGCGATGGCCAAACAGAGTGTCACGTTAGAAGTGCTCAGTTACCATGCTTCTGCATCATTGGAAGATGCACAAAGATTAAGG GGTTTAAGAGTGCCTTCTGCAGCGTATTTTAAATTGCACGATTTTAAATTCGATGACATTCATATGGAAGACAATCAAACTCTAACAGCTTGTCTTCGAATGTTTTTGGATCTTGACTTCGTAGAACGTTTTCATATCGACTACGACGTTCTTTGTCGTTGGCTTCTTAGTGTAAAAAAGAATTACCGAAACGTCACATATCACAATTGGCGTCACGCATTCAATGTTGCGCAGATGATGTTTGCCATTCTAACT gCCACGCAATGGTGGAAAATTTTTGGAGAAATTGAATGTCTCGCGTTAATTATTGCTTGTTTGTGTCACGATCTGGACCACCGGGGCACGAATAATTCTTTCCAAATCAA AGCATCATCGCCATTGGCGCAGCTTTACTCAACTTCAACGATGGAACATCATCACTTTGATCAGTGTCTTATGATATTAAGTAGTCAAGgaaatcaaattttatcaaatttatctcccgaagaatattctCGTGTGGTAAAAGTTCTCGAAGAAGCAATCCTCTCTACCGATCTAGCGGTTTACTTCCGAAGAAGAGGGGCTTTCCTTACCTTAGCTCAAGGTGGAAGTTACAATTGGGCTTACAGTGATCAGCGAGAACTTTTAAGAGGGATGTTGATGACCGTTTGTGATTTGGCAGCCATAACTAAGCCTTGGGATGTTGAAAAGAGAGTGGCAGAATTAGTTAGCAGCGAATTTTTTGAACAAGGAGATATCGAAAGGCGGACTCTCAATATCACTCCTATT GACATTATGAACCGGGAAAAGGAGGACCAACTGCCAATGATGCAAGTTGGCTTCATCGATTCGATATGCCTCCCTATTTACGAG GCATTCGCTTTATTATCGGATAAATTGGAACCACTGGTCGAAGGTGTTAGAAAGAATAAACAACATTGGCTCGAGATCGCGGAATCCAAATGTAAAACAGACAACTGCACGAATCACGATAGGACGCTGTCAGTGTCCGATACCGAAGAAACTAGGGAACAGGCGGACCAGTAG
- the LOC117159653 gene encoding dual 3',5'-cyclic-AMP and -GMP phosphodiesterase 11 isoform X2, producing the protein MALDRQGRCETNRDTNRDTRRKLFCICTCSYTSASSPENDDSIHCFRTRNAVKLAASAGNPSAAVAASAHPPVLWSSRRKPGLHLRSIEEPRMTAETAAPCVQGMQGVQTAMAGQGTLQQVQDGKSAGGYYSSTSAVYDPEYARMEAWLDEHPDFVNDYFLRKVTRQTVDMWLVSHATPTSSSSSCMELSSPTHAGGTSSSGRGGSGGSGATTPVRKISAHEFERGGLLKPIVNTIDGTPTFLSVSPGDSGQPGGQQVSSGNAGRPQRRSRHELRHLDEKDLIFELVKDICNELDVRSLCHKILQNVSTLLHADRGSLFLVQGERGGGCMPSSQNYDSSSNHSTDNANSGKTGNGSSEQRGTGYSRSRCLVSKLFDVCSRSTLLEMEKKDEIKIPWGTGIVGYVAESGEPVNIPDAYKDARFNREIDALTGYRTRALLCMPIKDCNGDVIGVAQVINKLGGESQFTTQDEKIFAGYLQFCGIGLRNAQLYEKSQLEVKRNQVLLDLARMIFEEQSTIEHMVLRILTHTQSLIQCQRVQVLLVHKASKGSFSRVFDFEANDLTGEDSDSRTSPFEGRFPINVGITCYVATTGETVNIPNAYEDPRFDPSVDDGSGFRHRTILCMPIKNSSGQIIGVIQLINKFDDLLFTKNDENFVEAFAIFCGMGIHNTHMYEKAVIAMAKQSVTLEVLSYHASASLEDAQRLRGLRVPSAAYFKLHDFKFDDIHMEDNQTLTACLRMFLDLDFVERFHIDYDVLCRWLLSVKKNYRNVTYHNWRHAFNVAQMMFAILTATQWWKIFGEIECLALIIACLCHDLDHRGTNNSFQIKASSPLAQLYSTSTMEHHHFDQCLMILSSQGNQILSNLSPEEYSRVVKVLEEAILSTDLAVYFRRRGAFLTLAQGGSYNWAYSDQRELLRGMLMTVCDLAAITKPWDVEKRVAELVSSEFFEQGDIERRTLNITPIDIMNREKEDQLPMMQVGFIDSICLPIYEAFALLSDKLEPLVEGVRKNKQHWLEIAESKCKTDNCTNHDRTLSVSDTEETREQADQ; encoded by the exons GCCTGCACTTGCGGAGCATCGAAGAACCGAGGATGACGGCGGAGACGGCAGCTCCTTGTGTGCAGGGGATGCAAGGGGTGCAAACTGCTATGGCTGGTCAGGGTACGTTGCAACAGGTGCAAGATGGAAAGTCCGCCGGTGGTTACTATTCTTCGACTTCCGCCGTCTACGACCCGGAATACGCCCGCATGGAGGCTTGGCTCGACGAACATCCCGACTTCGTCAACGACTACTTTCTCAG GAAAGTGACGAGACAGACGGTAGATATGTGGTTGGTCTCACACGCAACGCCAACATCATCGTCGAGCAGCTGCATGGAGCTATCCAGTCCCACCCATGCAGGTGGCACGTCATCTTCCGGCCGGGGTGGTTCTGGCGGATCAGGTGCCACAACGCCTGTTCGAAAAATCTCAGCTCACGAGTTCGAACGCGGTGGTTTACTAAAGCCGATCGTGAACACGATCGACGGGACGCCCACCTTTCTGAGTGTTTCGCCCGGGGATTCGGGCCAACCAGGAGGTCAGCAGGTTAGCTCGGGAAACGCGGGCAGACCTCAGAGACGGTCCAGACACGAATTGAGGCATCTCGATGAGAAGGATCTCATTTTTGAATTG GTGAAGGATATCTGTAACGAGTTGGACGTGAGATCGCTGTGTCACAAGATCTTGCAGAATGTCAGCACCTTGCTACATGCCGATCGTGGTTCTCTGTTCCTTGTTCAAGGCGAAAGAGGCGGCGGTTGCATGCCTTCTTCGCAAAATTACGATTCCTCGTCGAACCATTCGACTGATAATGCAAATTCAGGGAAAACGGGAAACGGAAGCTCCGAGCAACGTGGAACAGGATACTCGAGAAGCAGATGCCTAGTGTCCAAGTTGTTTGACGTATGTTCGAGATCGACACTGCTCGAAATGGAGAAAAAGGACGAGATCAAAATTCCGTGGGGCACGGGAATTGTCGGTTACGTCGCCGAAAGCGGAGAACCTGTTAACATACCAGACGCTTACAAG GACGCGAGGTTCAATCGTGAAATTGATGCATTAACGGGATACAGAACCAGAGCCCTTTTATGTATGCCAATAAAGGATTGCAACGGAGATGTTATTGGAGTTGCACAAGTTATCAACAAACTCGGTGGTGAAAGTCAATTTACTACGCAAGACGAAAAGATTTTCGCTGGATACTTGCAATTCTGTGGAATTGGATTAAGGAATGCGCAGCTGTATGAAAAAAGTCAATTAGAAGTGAAAAGAAATCAG GTTCTGTTGGACTTGGCTAGGATGATTTTCGAAGAGCAGAGCACGATAGAACATATGGTTTTAAGGATTCTAACGcatacgcaatccttgatacAGTGTCAACGAGTACAG GTTCTTCTCGTGCATAAGGCATCAAAGGGCAGTTTCTCACGAGTGTTTGATTTCGAGGCGAACGACCTCACCGGCGAGGATTCAGATTCTCGCACTAG TCCATTCGAGGGCAGATTCCCTATAAATGTCGGCATCACTTGTTATGTCGCTACTACAGGCGAG ACCGTGAATATACCGAACGCCTACGAAGATCCAAGATTCGATCCTTCAGTAGATGATGGTTCTGGTTTTAGACATCGTACTATTCTCTGCATGCCCATCAAGAACTCATCGGGTCAGATTATCGGCGTCATTCAACTCATCAACAAGTTCGACGATCTTCTCTTTACGAAGAATGACGAGAACTTCGTCGAGGCATTTGCTATTTTCTGTGGCATGGGAATTCACAATACGCACAT GTATGAGAAAGCTGTAATAGCGATGGCCAAACAGAGTGTCACGTTAGAAGTGCTCAGTTACCATGCTTCTGCATCATTGGAAGATGCACAAAGATTAAGG GGTTTAAGAGTGCCTTCTGCAGCGTATTTTAAATTGCACGATTTTAAATTCGATGACATTCATATGGAAGACAATCAAACTCTAACAGCTTGTCTTCGAATGTTTTTGGATCTTGACTTCGTAGAACGTTTTCATATCGACTACGACGTTCTTTGTCGTTGGCTTCTTAGTGTAAAAAAGAATTACCGAAACGTCACATATCACAATTGGCGTCACGCATTCAATGTTGCGCAGATGATGTTTGCCATTCTAACT gCCACGCAATGGTGGAAAATTTTTGGAGAAATTGAATGTCTCGCGTTAATTATTGCTTGTTTGTGTCACGATCTGGACCACCGGGGCACGAATAATTCTTTCCAAATCAA AGCATCATCGCCATTGGCGCAGCTTTACTCAACTTCAACGATGGAACATCATCACTTTGATCAGTGTCTTATGATATTAAGTAGTCAAGgaaatcaaattttatcaaatttatctcccgaagaatattctCGTGTGGTAAAAGTTCTCGAAGAAGCAATCCTCTCTACCGATCTAGCGGTTTACTTCCGAAGAAGAGGGGCTTTCCTTACCTTAGCTCAAGGTGGAAGTTACAATTGGGCTTACAGTGATCAGCGAGAACTTTTAAGAGGGATGTTGATGACCGTTTGTGATTTGGCAGCCATAACTAAGCCTTGGGATGTTGAAAAGAGAGTGGCAGAATTAGTTAGCAGCGAATTTTTTGAACAAGGAGATATCGAAAGGCGGACTCTCAATATCACTCCTATT GACATTATGAACCGGGAAAAGGAGGACCAACTGCCAATGATGCAAGTTGGCTTCATCGATTCGATATGCCTCCCTATTTACGAG GCATTCGCTTTATTATCGGATAAATTGGAACCACTGGTCGAAGGTGTTAGAAAGAATAAACAACATTGGCTCGAGATCGCGGAATCCAAATGTAAAACAGACAACTGCACGAATCACGATAGGACGCTGTCAGTGTCCGATACCGAAGAAACTAGGGAACAGGCGGACCAGTAG